Proteins encoded by one window of Carassius auratus strain Wakin chromosome 8, ASM336829v1, whole genome shotgun sequence:
- the LOC113107694 gene encoding cytospin-A isoform X2 has translation MKEDEEDERPPEREATAVITAADVESTLLLLQEQNQAIRGELNLLKNENRMLKDRLNALGFSLEQRLDGAEKTFGFPSTSPELSSSGGGGGHEDCATAASSVEGSAPGSMEDLLTGGQRSGSTDNLDSESSEVYQAVTSSDDALDAPSGCGSSSSSESEGGTPTGRNSSRKGSSGNTSEVSVACLTERIHQMEENQHSTAEELQATLQELADLQQITQELNGENERLGEEKVLLMDSLCQQSDKLEHCGRQIEYFRSLLDEHGVAYSVDEDIKSGRYLELEQRYVELAENARFEREQLLGVQQHLSNTLKMAEQDNAEAQNVIAALKERNHHMERLLDVERQERAGMAAVLEDCKAAVNNDQAELSRCRVSLEQERQKVAELYSIHNAGDKSDIHQLLEGVRLDKEEAEAKAAKLQDDLGHARNEVACLQDTLNKLDAEYRDFQNEVQKELAEQKRALEKQREDLQEKETEIGDMKETIFELEDEVEQHRAVKLHDNLIISDLENSMKKLQDQKHDMEREIKILHRKLREESAEWRQFQADLQTAVVIANDIKSEAQEEIGDLRRRLQEAQEKNEKLSKELDEVKNRKQDEERGRVYNYMNAVERDLAALRQGMGLSRRPSTSSEPSPTVKTLIKSFDSASQGPGANATAVVAAAVAAAASTTTNTPLPRTPLSPSPMKTPPAAAVSPIQRHSITGSMAAAKPLSSLTDKRPSYTDISMPAEHLLRAANGSRPASALQRVSSMDTSKTITVSRRSSEEAKRDISAPDGGPASSLMAMGSAAPPLSLSSSSSPTASVNPTARSRLREERKDPLSALAREYGGSKRNALLRWCQKKTEGYQNIDITNFSSSWNDGLAFCAVLHTYLPAHIPYQELNSQDKRRNFTLAFQAAESVGIKSTLDINDMVHTERPDWQSVMTYVTSIYKYFET, from the exons atgaag GAAGATGAGGAGGACGAGAGGCCACCAGAGAGGGAGGCGACTGCAGTGATCACAGCTGCAGATGTGGAGTCAACATtgctgctcctgcaggagcagaacCAGGCCATCCGTGGAGAGCTCAACCTGCTTAAGAATGAAAACCGCATGCTAAAGGACCGCCTCAATGCTCTGGGCTTTTCCCTGGAGCAAAGACTGGACGGGGCTGAGAAAACCTTTGGCTTTCCCTCCACCAGTCCTGAACTTTCCTCCTCTGGAGGTGGTGGAGGTCATGAAGACTGTGCTACTGCGGCCTCCTCTGTGGAGGGATCAGCACCAGGCTCCATGGAGGACCTCCTTACGGGAGGCCAACGAAGTGGCTCAACGGACAACCTGGACAGCGAGTCCAGTGAGGTCTACCAGGCAGTGACCTCCAGCGACGACGCTTTGGACGCTCCCTCAGGCTGCGGCTCCTCGTCATCCTCTGAGTCCGAAGGTGGCACTCCGACAGGTCGCAATTCCTCTCGTAAGGGGAGCAGTGGAAACACCAGCGAGGTGTCAGTGGCGTGCCTTACAGAGCGCATCCACCAGATGGAGGAGAACCAACACAGCACGGCTGAGGAGCTCCAAGCGACTCTACAGGAACTGGCCGACCTGCAACAGATCACGCAGGAGCTCAATGGTGAAAATGAACGCCTGGGAGAGGAAAAGGTCCTGCTTATGGACTCCCTCTGCCAACAGAGTGACAAACTGGAGCACTGTGGCCGTCAGATCGAGTACTTCCGCTCACTTCTGGATGAGCACGGTGTGGCCTACTCGGTGGACGAAGACATCAAGAGTGGCCGATACCTGGAGCTGGAGCAACGCTACGTGGAGCTTGCGGAAAATGCTCGCTTTGAGCGTGAGCAGCTGTTGGGTGTGCAGCAACATCTGAGCAATACTCTAAAGATGGCTGAGCAGGATAACGCCGAGGCTCAGAATGTGATCGCAGCACTGAAAGAGCGCAACCATCACATGGAGCGACTTCTAGACGTGGAAAGGCAAGAGCGGGCCGGCATGGCGGCAGTTCTGGAGGACTGTAAAGCTGCGGTCAATAATGACCAGGCCGAGCTGAGCCGCTGTCGGGTGTCACTTGAGCAGGAGAGGCAAAAGGTTGCTGAGCTTTACTCCATCCACAATGCCGGGGATAAGAGCGACATCCACCAGCTCCTGGAAGGGGTTAGGCTAGACAAGGAAGAAGCTGAAGCCAAAGCCGCTAAACTCCAGGATGATTTGGGCCATGCTCGCAATGAGGTGGCATGTCTGCAGGACACCCTCAACAAG CTGGATGCCGAGTACAGGGACTTCCAGAACGAGGTGCAGAAAGAATTAGCTGAGCAGAAGAGGGCTCTAGAAAAGCAACGTGAGGACCTGCAGGAGAAAGAGACGGAGATCGGAGACATGAAGGAGACCATCTTTGAGCTGGAGGATGAAGTGGAGCAGCACCGAGCCGTCAAACTTCACGACAACCTCATCATCAGCGACCTAGAGA ATTCGATGAAAAAGCTTCAGGATCAGAAGCATGACatggagagagagataaagatacTGCACCGCAAACTCAGG GAAGAGTCGGCAGAGTGGCGTCAGTTCCAGGCAGATCTGCAGACTGCTGTAGTCATCGCTAATGACATCAAGTCAGAGGCTCAAGAAGAGATCGGTGACCTACGCCGCCGCCTGCAAGAAGCGCAGGAAAAGAACGAGAAGCTGAGCAAAGAACTAGATGAAGTTAAAAACCGCAA GCAAGATGAGGAGCGTGGACGTGTATATAACTACATGAACGCTGTTGAGAGGGACCTGGCTGCGCTGAGGCAGGGCATGGGACTGAGTCGACGCCCCTCTACATCCTCCGAGCCGTCACCCACCGTTAAAACCCTTATCAAAAGCTTTGACAGTGCCTCACAGG GTCCGGGAGCTAATGCTACTGCAGTCGTCGCTGCTGCAGTCGCAGCTGCTGCAAGCACAACCACCAACACCCCTTTACCTCGCACACCTCTCAGTCCCAGCCCCATGAAGACCCCGCCTGCTGCTGCTGTCTCCCCCATACAG AGACACTCCATCACTGGCTCTATGGCTGCTGCGAAGCCCCTGTCCTCCCTCACAGACAAAAGACCCAGTTACACAGACATCAGTATGCCAG CTGAGCATCTACTAAGAGCAGCCAACGGCAGTCGTCCCGCTTCAGCTCTTCAGAGAGTCTCAAGCATGGACACATCAAAGACTATCACAG TGTCTCGAAGAAGCAGTGAAGAGGCGAAGAGAGATATAAGTGCTCCTGATGGAGGCCCAGCTTCCTCTCTGATGGCCATGGGTTCTGCTGCACCTCCTCTCTCCCtgtcctcttcctcttctcccaCAGCCTCTGTCAACCCCACAGCCCGCAGCCGCCTTCG agAGGAGCGAAAAGACCCGCTGTCAGCTTTGGCTCGTGAATATGGAGGTTCTAAAAGAAatgcactgctgaggtggtgtcAGAAGAAAACCGAGGGTTATCAG AATATCGACATTACCAACTTTAGCAGCAGCTGGAATGATGGACTGGCCTTCTGCGCTGTCCTTCACACGTACCTACCTGCTCATATTCCCTATCAAGAGCTCAACAGTCAGGACAAG AGACGAAATTTCACCCTGGCCTTCCAAGCAGCAGAAAGTGTGGGAATCAAGTCCACTCTG gaCATCAATGACATGGTCCATACAGAACGACCAGATTGGCAGAGTGTTATGACTTACGTCACCTCTATCTACAAGTATTTTGAGACCTGA
- the LOC113107696 gene encoding adenosine receptor A2a-like isoform X2 — protein sequence MLNDVFDVSYMILELLIALLSVLGNVLVCWAVGLNSNLQSITNFFVVSLAVADIAVGVLAIPFSIVISTGFCASFYGCLFIACFVLVLTQSSIFSLLAIAIDRYIAIKIPLRIL from the coding sequence ATGCTGAACGATGTCTTTGACGTGTCGTACATGATTCTGGAGCTGCTGATTGCCCTGCTCTCGGTCCTGGGCAACGTGTTGGTCTGCTGGGCAGTGGGCCTCAATAGCAACCTCCAGAGCATCACCAACTTCTTTGTTGTTTCGCTGGCCGTGGCGGACATCGCAGTGGGTGTGCTGGCCATTCCCTTCTCCATCGTGATTAGCACTGGATTCTGTGCCAGTTTCTACGGTTGTCTGTTCATCGCCTGCTTTGTCCTGGTGCTGACCCAGAGCTCCATATTTAGTCTTCTAGCTATTGCCATCGACCGCTACATTGCTATCAAGATCCCGCTGAG
- the LOC113107694 gene encoding cytospin-A isoform X1: MKKAGRAVGNKAASGGGKSDAVTAGTSAGKSAVKSPTTAPLSKVKSNDDLLAAMAGSSAGTNSSVAKGKKSTSSNSTSCGTNTNNPDTKTKTTSGPSGKRTSSTASKESNSSRDRLRNSRNSSSKKQSSAGASDRAQPRHSRGLAQTSDSESRMSKSKSDGQLSDKVALEAKVKNLLGLAKSKDVEILQLRGELRDMRVQLGLPEEDEEDERPPEREATAVITAADVESTLLLLQEQNQAIRGELNLLKNENRMLKDRLNALGFSLEQRLDGAEKTFGFPSTSPELSSSGGGGGHEDCATAASSVEGSAPGSMEDLLTGGQRSGSTDNLDSESSEVYQAVTSSDDALDAPSGCGSSSSSESEGGTPTGRNSSRKGSSGNTSEVSVACLTERIHQMEENQHSTAEELQATLQELADLQQITQELNGENERLGEEKVLLMDSLCQQSDKLEHCGRQIEYFRSLLDEHGVAYSVDEDIKSGRYLELEQRYVELAENARFEREQLLGVQQHLSNTLKMAEQDNAEAQNVIAALKERNHHMERLLDVERQERAGMAAVLEDCKAAVNNDQAELSRCRVSLEQERQKVAELYSIHNAGDKSDIHQLLEGVRLDKEEAEAKAAKLQDDLGHARNEVACLQDTLNKLDAEYRDFQNEVQKELAEQKRALEKQREDLQEKETEIGDMKETIFELEDEVEQHRAVKLHDNLIISDLENSMKKLQDQKHDMEREIKILHRKLREESAEWRQFQADLQTAVVIANDIKSEAQEEIGDLRRRLQEAQEKNEKLSKELDEVKNRKQDEERGRVYNYMNAVERDLAALRQGMGLSRRPSTSSEPSPTVKTLIKSFDSASQGPGANATAVVAAAVAAAASTTTNTPLPRTPLSPSPMKTPPAAAVSPIQRHSITGSMAAAKPLSSLTDKRPSYTDISMPAEHLLRAANGSRPASALQRVSSMDTSKTITVSRRSSEEAKRDISAPDGGPASSLMAMGSAAPPLSLSSSSSPTASVNPTARSRLREERKDPLSALAREYGGSKRNALLRWCQKKTEGYQNIDITNFSSSWNDGLAFCAVLHTYLPAHIPYQELNSQDKRRNFTLAFQAAESVGIKSTLDINDMVHTERPDWQSVMTYVTSIYKYFET; the protein is encoded by the exons ATGAAGAAGGCAGGCAGGGCCGTGGGGAATAAGGCAGCAAGTGGAGGAGGTAAAAGTGACGCAGTGACAGCTGGAACCTCTGCTGGCAAAAGCGCTGTTAAGAGCCCTACCACAGCTCCGCTCTCCAAG GTCAAAAGCAATGATGATCTTCTAGCTGCTATGGCTGGGAGCAGTGCAGGGACAAACAGCAGTGTTGCCAAGGGCAAGAAATCAACCTCTTCTAACTCCACATCCTGCGGAACAAACACTAATAACCCTGACACAAAGACCAAGACCACCTCcg GCCCATCTGGCAAACGGACGTCATCCACGGCCTCCAAGGAGTCGAACTCCTCACGAGATCGTTTGCGAAACTCCAGGAACTCCAGCAGTAAGAAGCAGTCATCCGCTGGTGCTTCTGATCGAGCCCAGCCCAGGCATTCCCGTGGACTGGCCCAAACCTCAGACTCAGAGAGCCGCATGAGCAAATCAAAGTCTGACGGACAGCTAAGTGATAAAGTGGCCCTGGAGGCCAAAGTCAAAAATCTGTTAGGTCTGGCCAAGAGCAAAGACGTGGAAATCCTGCAGCTACGGGGTGAGCTGAGGGACATGAGGGTTCAGCTGGGACTGCCTGAG GAAGATGAGGAGGACGAGAGGCCACCAGAGAGGGAGGCGACTGCAGTGATCACAGCTGCAGATGTGGAGTCAACATtgctgctcctgcaggagcagaacCAGGCCATCCGTGGAGAGCTCAACCTGCTTAAGAATGAAAACCGCATGCTAAAGGACCGCCTCAATGCTCTGGGCTTTTCCCTGGAGCAAAGACTGGACGGGGCTGAGAAAACCTTTGGCTTTCCCTCCACCAGTCCTGAACTTTCCTCCTCTGGAGGTGGTGGAGGTCATGAAGACTGTGCTACTGCGGCCTCCTCTGTGGAGGGATCAGCACCAGGCTCCATGGAGGACCTCCTTACGGGAGGCCAACGAAGTGGCTCAACGGACAACCTGGACAGCGAGTCCAGTGAGGTCTACCAGGCAGTGACCTCCAGCGACGACGCTTTGGACGCTCCCTCAGGCTGCGGCTCCTCGTCATCCTCTGAGTCCGAAGGTGGCACTCCGACAGGTCGCAATTCCTCTCGTAAGGGGAGCAGTGGAAACACCAGCGAGGTGTCAGTGGCGTGCCTTACAGAGCGCATCCACCAGATGGAGGAGAACCAACACAGCACGGCTGAGGAGCTCCAAGCGACTCTACAGGAACTGGCCGACCTGCAACAGATCACGCAGGAGCTCAATGGTGAAAATGAACGCCTGGGAGAGGAAAAGGTCCTGCTTATGGACTCCCTCTGCCAACAGAGTGACAAACTGGAGCACTGTGGCCGTCAGATCGAGTACTTCCGCTCACTTCTGGATGAGCACGGTGTGGCCTACTCGGTGGACGAAGACATCAAGAGTGGCCGATACCTGGAGCTGGAGCAACGCTACGTGGAGCTTGCGGAAAATGCTCGCTTTGAGCGTGAGCAGCTGTTGGGTGTGCAGCAACATCTGAGCAATACTCTAAAGATGGCTGAGCAGGATAACGCCGAGGCTCAGAATGTGATCGCAGCACTGAAAGAGCGCAACCATCACATGGAGCGACTTCTAGACGTGGAAAGGCAAGAGCGGGCCGGCATGGCGGCAGTTCTGGAGGACTGTAAAGCTGCGGTCAATAATGACCAGGCCGAGCTGAGCCGCTGTCGGGTGTCACTTGAGCAGGAGAGGCAAAAGGTTGCTGAGCTTTACTCCATCCACAATGCCGGGGATAAGAGCGACATCCACCAGCTCCTGGAAGGGGTTAGGCTAGACAAGGAAGAAGCTGAAGCCAAAGCCGCTAAACTCCAGGATGATTTGGGCCATGCTCGCAATGAGGTGGCATGTCTGCAGGACACCCTCAACAAG CTGGATGCCGAGTACAGGGACTTCCAGAACGAGGTGCAGAAAGAATTAGCTGAGCAGAAGAGGGCTCTAGAAAAGCAACGTGAGGACCTGCAGGAGAAAGAGACGGAGATCGGAGACATGAAGGAGACCATCTTTGAGCTGGAGGATGAAGTGGAGCAGCACCGAGCCGTCAAACTTCACGACAACCTCATCATCAGCGACCTAGAGA ATTCGATGAAAAAGCTTCAGGATCAGAAGCATGACatggagagagagataaagatacTGCACCGCAAACTCAGG GAAGAGTCGGCAGAGTGGCGTCAGTTCCAGGCAGATCTGCAGACTGCTGTAGTCATCGCTAATGACATCAAGTCAGAGGCTCAAGAAGAGATCGGTGACCTACGCCGCCGCCTGCAAGAAGCGCAGGAAAAGAACGAGAAGCTGAGCAAAGAACTAGATGAAGTTAAAAACCGCAA GCAAGATGAGGAGCGTGGACGTGTATATAACTACATGAACGCTGTTGAGAGGGACCTGGCTGCGCTGAGGCAGGGCATGGGACTGAGTCGACGCCCCTCTACATCCTCCGAGCCGTCACCCACCGTTAAAACCCTTATCAAAAGCTTTGACAGTGCCTCACAGG GTCCGGGAGCTAATGCTACTGCAGTCGTCGCTGCTGCAGTCGCAGCTGCTGCAAGCACAACCACCAACACCCCTTTACCTCGCACACCTCTCAGTCCCAGCCCCATGAAGACCCCGCCTGCTGCTGCTGTCTCCCCCATACAG AGACACTCCATCACTGGCTCTATGGCTGCTGCGAAGCCCCTGTCCTCCCTCACAGACAAAAGACCCAGTTACACAGACATCAGTATGCCAG CTGAGCATCTACTAAGAGCAGCCAACGGCAGTCGTCCCGCTTCAGCTCTTCAGAGAGTCTCAAGCATGGACACATCAAAGACTATCACAG TGTCTCGAAGAAGCAGTGAAGAGGCGAAGAGAGATATAAGTGCTCCTGATGGAGGCCCAGCTTCCTCTCTGATGGCCATGGGTTCTGCTGCACCTCCTCTCTCCCtgtcctcttcctcttctcccaCAGCCTCTGTCAACCCCACAGCCCGCAGCCGCCTTCG agAGGAGCGAAAAGACCCGCTGTCAGCTTTGGCTCGTGAATATGGAGGTTCTAAAAGAAatgcactgctgaggtggtgtcAGAAGAAAACCGAGGGTTATCAG AATATCGACATTACCAACTTTAGCAGCAGCTGGAATGATGGACTGGCCTTCTGCGCTGTCCTTCACACGTACCTACCTGCTCATATTCCCTATCAAGAGCTCAACAGTCAGGACAAG AGACGAAATTTCACCCTGGCCTTCCAAGCAGCAGAAAGTGTGGGAATCAAGTCCACTCTG gaCATCAATGACATGGTCCATACAGAACGACCAGATTGGCAGAGTGTTATGACTTACGTCACCTCTATCTACAAGTATTTTGAGACCTGA
- the LOC113107696 gene encoding adenosine receptor A2b-like isoform X1, giving the protein MLNDVFDVSYMILELLIALLSVLGNVLVCWAVGLNSNLQSITNFFVVSLAVADIAVGVLAIPFSIVISTGFCASFYGCLFIACFVLVLTQSSIFSLLAIAIDRYIAIKIPLRYNSLVTGQRARGIIAICWVLSVIIGLTPMLGWHKARSEEALNSTCPPGMMECLFEQVVVMDYMVYFNFFACVLVPLLLMLAIYLRIFMAARHQLKCIESKAVPYELKSRSTLQKEVHAAKSLAIIVGLFAVCWLPLHIINCFTLFCPKCARPPILVMYLAIILSHANSVVNPFIYAYRIREFRYTFRKIVRYHILGRQEPLSCNGSTRTSARTSVADSLRIKVNGLLRDLYTEQSSTTSSCESAVLDNQPMDLTKAHRHLGLRHPESPLTGNNEDVACRKHTVLDITDGKDPSSPLHVESTLYLQGTDELTEVS; this is encoded by the exons ATGCTGAACGATGTCTTTGACGTGTCGTACATGATTCTGGAGCTGCTGATTGCCCTGCTCTCGGTCCTGGGCAACGTGTTGGTCTGCTGGGCAGTGGGCCTCAATAGCAACCTCCAGAGCATCACCAACTTCTTTGTTGTTTCGCTGGCCGTGGCGGACATCGCAGTGGGTGTGCTGGCCATTCCCTTCTCCATCGTGATTAGCACTGGATTCTGTGCCAGTTTCTACGGTTGTCTGTTCATCGCCTGCTTTGTCCTGGTGCTGACCCAGAGCTCCATATTTAGTCTTCTAGCTATTGCCATCGACCGCTACATTGCTATCAAGATCCCGCTGAG aTACAACAGCCTAGTAACCGGGCAGCGTGCCAGAGGCATCATAGCGATCTGCTGGGTTCTGTCGGTTATCATCGGTCTAACACCCATGTTAGGCTGGCACAAAGCCCGCTCAGAAGAGGCCCTCAACAGCACCTGTCCACCCGGTATGATGGAGTGTTTGTTTGAGCAGGTGGTGGTTATGGACTACATGGTTTACTTCAACTTCTTCGCCTGCGTGCTGGTGCCATTGCTCCTCATGCTGGCCATTTACCTACGGATCTTCATGGCCGCACGCCACCAACTCAAATGCATTGAGTCCAAAGCCGTACCCTATGAGCTCAAGTCCCGCTCCACCCTGCAGAAAGAGGTCCACGCCGCAAAATCTCTGGCGATTATCGTTGGCCTGTTCGCGGTTTGCTGGTTGCCGCTGCACATCATCAACTGTTTCACTCTGTTTTGTCCAAAGTGTGCACGGCCGCCAATTCTTGTCATGTACCTGGCTATAATTCTCTCGCACGCAAACTCAGTCGTGAACCCGTTCATTTACGCCTACCGCATACGTGAATTCAGATACACTTTTCGGAAGATCGTCCGCTATCACATTTTGGGTAGACAAGAGCCTCTTTCTTGCAACGGAAGCACCCGTACCTCAGCCCGAACAAGTGTGGCGGATTCGCTCCGGATTAAAGTCAACGGCCTGCTGCGAGACCTCTACACCGAACAGAGCAGCACCACCAGCAGCTGTGAAAGTGCTGTATTAGACAACCAGCCTATGGACCTCACTAAAGCACACAGACATCTGGGACTGAGGCATCCAGAGTCACCGCTCACTGGGAATAATGAGGATGTTGCATGCAGGAAGCATACCGTACTTGACATTACTGATGGGAAGGATCCATCCTCGCCACTTCATGTTGAATCAACTCTGTACCTACAAGGTACAGATGAACTCACAGAGGTTTCCTAA